One Chloroflexota bacterium DNA segment encodes these proteins:
- a CDS encoding aldehyde dehydrogenase family protein, protein MVYTNPNQPGSKVSFKSRYGNYINGEFVEPVKGMYFENISPVNGKPFCEIPRSTAEDIEKALDAAHAAKAAWGATSPAQRANILNKIADRMEANLEMLAVAETWENGKPVRETLAADLPLAIDHFRYFAGVIRAQEGSAATIDENTIAYHFYEPLGVVGQIIPWNFPLLMATWKLAPALAAGNCVVLKPAEQTPSTILVLMELIGDLIPAGVVNVVNGFGIEAGKPLASSNRIAKIAFTGETTTGRLIMQYASENIIPVTLELGGKSPNIFFEDVLSKQDAFVDKALEGFTMFALNQGEVCTCPSRALIQKSIYGEFLERAVERTKRCIQGNPLDPATMVGAQASNDQFEKILSYLAIGRDEGAKVLVGGAKAELSGDLAEGYYIQPTIFAGNNRMRIFQEEIFGPVVSVTSFDDFDDALSIANDTLYGLGAGLWTRDMNTAYRMGRAIQAGRVWTNCYHLYPAHAAFGGYKQSGIGRENHKMMLNHYQQVKNLLVSYDPNPMGFF, encoded by the coding sequence GTGGTCTACACCAATCCCAATCAGCCGGGCAGTAAAGTCAGTTTTAAGTCACGGTATGGCAACTACATCAATGGCGAGTTTGTTGAGCCAGTCAAGGGCATGTATTTTGAAAATATCAGCCCAGTTAATGGCAAGCCGTTCTGCGAAATTCCTCGTTCGACCGCCGAAGACATCGAAAAAGCGCTCGATGCGGCCCATGCTGCCAAAGCTGCTTGGGGTGCAACCTCACCTGCCCAACGTGCCAATATTCTGAATAAGATTGCCGACCGCATGGAAGCCAACTTAGAGATGTTGGCGGTCGCCGAAACATGGGAAAATGGCAAGCCTGTGCGCGAAACGCTCGCCGCCGATTTACCGCTAGCGATCGATCACTTCCGCTATTTTGCTGGAGTGATTCGGGCGCAAGAAGGCAGTGCGGCCACAATCGACGAAAATACGATTGCCTATCATTTTTATGAACCGCTGGGTGTGGTGGGCCAAATTATTCCGTGGAATTTCCCGCTGTTGATGGCAACTTGGAAATTGGCTCCAGCCCTCGCTGCTGGCAATTGTGTGGTACTCAAGCCCGCCGAGCAAACGCCCAGCACAATTTTGGTCTTGATGGAATTGATTGGCGATTTGATTCCAGCGGGCGTGGTCAATGTGGTCAATGGCTTTGGGATTGAAGCAGGCAAGCCATTGGCCAGCAGCAATCGGATCGCCAAAATAGCCTTCACTGGCGAAACCACCACAGGCCGTTTGATTATGCAATATGCCTCAGAAAATATCATTCCTGTGACCTTAGAGCTTGGTGGTAAATCGCCCAACATCTTCTTCGAGGATGTTTTGAGCAAGCAAGATGCGTTTGTTGATAAAGCGCTCGAAGGCTTTACCATGTTTGCCTTGAACCAAGGTGAAGTTTGTACCTGCCCATCACGGGCATTAATTCAAAAATCAATCTATGGTGAGTTTTTAGAGCGAGCGGTCGAACGCACCAAACGCTGCATTCAGGGCAACCCGCTTGATCCTGCCACCATGGTGGGTGCACAAGCCTCTAACGATCAATTTGAGAAAATTTTGTCGTATTTGGCGATTGGCCGCGACGAAGGGGCTAAAGTGCTGGTTGGTGGGGCTAAAGCCGAACTCAGCGGCGATTTAGCCGAAGGCTATTACATTCAGCCGACGATCTTTGCTGGCAACAACCGCATGCGCATTTTCCAAGAAGAAATTTTCGGGCCAGTTGTTTCGGTAACTTCGTTCGATGATTTTGACGATGCCTTGAGTATTGCCAATGATACCTTGTATGGCCTAGGCGCTGGTTTGTGGACACGCGATATGAACACAGCCTATCGTATGGGTCGCGCCATCCAAGCAGGTCGCGTTTGGACTAACTGCTACCACTTGTATCCAGCCCATGCTGCGTTTGGTGGCTACAAACAATCGGGGATTGGCCGCGAAAACCATA